A single window of Oxyura jamaicensis isolate SHBP4307 breed ruddy duck chromosome 3, BPBGC_Ojam_1.0, whole genome shotgun sequence DNA harbors:
- the TAB2 gene encoding TGF-beta-activated kinase 1 and MAP3K7-binding protein 2 isoform X1 has protein sequence MAQGSQQIDIQVLHDLRQKFPEVPEGVVSRCMLQNNNNLDACCAVLSQESTKYLYGEGDLSFSDDSGIPGLRNHMTSLNLDLQSQNVYHHVRDGSRMNGSRTLAHSVSDGHLQTSQPSNELFQQEPQTAPAQVPQGFNVFGMANTVSASNPGQHLGFHLGSKGVSNLSQQTPRFNPIMVTLAPNIQPGRNTPTSLHIHGVPPPVLNSPQGNSIYIRPYITAPSGTTRQTQQQPGWASQFNPMHPQQVYQPSQPSPWTTLPTSSSTQHTSSQHSTQPNQQGHQTSHVYMPISSPTTPQAPMIHSSGSSQSSAHSQYNIQNISTGPRKNQIEIKLEPPQRNSSSKLRSTGPRTSTTPSSLNSQTLSRSQPTVYISASPPNTDEVITRGQPKVYISANATAGDDQVVRNQPTLFISTNPGVSTTSRNMSGQVSMGPAFIHHHPPKSRAVGNSTTATSPRVVVTQPNTKYTFKITVSPNKPPAVSPGVVSPTFEPTNLLNLPDHYVEPEGIQHLTDPVLAHVDRISDARKLSMGSDDAAYTQALLVHQKARMERLQRELEIQKKKLDKLKSEVNEMENNLTRRRLKRSNSVSQIPSLEEMQQLRSCNRQLQIDIDCLTKEIDLFQARGPHFNPSAIHNFYDNIGFLGPVPPKPKDQRSIVKTPKTVPDTDEDEGAQWSCTACTFLNHPALNRCEQCEMPRHF, from the exons ATGGCCCAAGGAAGCCAGCAAATTGATATTCAGGTTTTACATGACCTGCGACAGAAGTTTCCTGAGGTACCTGAAGGTGTTGTATCCAGATGCATGTTACAG AATAACAATAATTTGGATGCCTGTTGTGCAGTTCTGTCTCAGGAGAGCACAAAGTATCTCTACGGTGAAGGAGACCTAAGTTTTTCGGATGATTCTGGGATTCCTGGACTACGAAATCACATGACTTCTCTTAATTTGGATTTGCAGTCACAGAATGTGTATCACCATGTAAGAGACGGAAGTAGAATGAATGGAAGTAGGACTCTAGCTCACAGTGTTAGCGATGGACACCTTCAAACCAGTCAGCCCAGCAATGAACTGTTTCAGCAGGAACCACAGACAGCACCTGCGCAGGTTCCACAAGGATTTAATGTCTTTGGAATGGCTAATACAGTTAGTGCTTCTAATCCAGGGCAACACCTTGGATTTCACCTAGGCAGCAAAGGAGTATCTAACTTGTCTCAACAAACACCCAGATTCAACCCCATTATGGTAACTTTAGCCCCAAACATTCAGCCTGGCCGCAATACCCCTACGTCTTTGCACATACATGGTGTACCTCCTCCTGTCCTTAACAGTCCACAGGGAAATTCTATCTATATTAGGCCTTATATCACAGCTCCTAGTGGTACAACTCGACAGacgcagcagcagccaggctgggcatCTCAGTTTAATCCtatgcaccctcagcaagtctaCCAGCCTTCGCAGCCGAGTCCTTGGACTACTCTTCCTACATCCAGTTCTACGCAACATACCTCATCGCAACACTCAACGCAGCCAAACCAGCAAGGCCACCAGACTTCTCATGTCTATATGCCTATCAGTTCTCCTACTACTCCACAAGCACCTATGATTCATTCGTCTGGTAGCTCACAATCCTCTGCTCATAGCCAATACAACATTCAGAATATATCCACAGGACCTCGCAAAAACCAAATTGAAATCAAACTTGAACCACCACAAAGAAACAGTTCCTCTAAGTTGCGCTCAACTGGCCCTCGCACCTCCACTACTCCCTCTTCCCTCAACAGCCAGACATTAAGTAGAAGTCAGCCCACTGTTTACATATCGGCCAGTCCTCCAAATACTGATGAAGTGATCACACGTGGTCAGCCTAAGGTCTACATTTCAGCAAATGCCACAGCAGGAGATGATCAAGTTGTACGGAACCAGCCCACGCTTTTTATATCGACAAATCCTGGAGTATCTACCACTTCTAGGAATATGTCTGGTCAAGTAAGCATGGGTCCTGCATTTATTCATCACCATCCACCCAAGAGTCGAGCAGTGGGCAACAGCACCACTGCAACCTCTCCTCGAGTGGTGGTTACGCAGCCTAAcacaaaatatacttttaaaattacagtttctCCAAATAAGCCCCCTGCAGTTTCCCCAGGGGTAGTCTCCCCAACCTTTGAACCTACAAACCTTCTAAACCTTCCCGATCACTATGTTGAACCAGAGGGTATCCAGCATCTTACTGACCCTGTTTTAGCACATGTGGATAGGATCAGTGATGCACGGAAATTGAGTATGGGATCTGATGATGCTGCCTACACACAAG CTTTACTGGTACACCAGAAGGCCAGGATGGAGCGACTTCAACGAGAACTTgagattcaaaagaaaaagttggaTAAACTAAAATCAGAGGTCAATGAAATGGAGAATAATCTGACACGAAGGCGGCTGAAAAGATCAAATTCTGTTTCCCAAATTCCATCA ctggaaGAAATGCAACAGTTAAGAAGTTGTAACAGACAGCTGCAGATAGACATAGATTGCCTAACCAAAGAGATTGATCTTTTTCAAGCAAGAG gacCACATTTTAATCCCAGTGCTATTCATAATTTTTATGATAATATTGGATTTCTTGGTCCGGTGCCACCAAAACCCAAAG ATCAGAGGTCCATTGTGAAAACACCAAAGACTGTTCCAGACACAGATGAAGATGAGGGAGCTCAGTGGAGTTGTACTGCCTGTACTTTTTTAAATCACCCGGCCTTAAATCGTTGTGAACAGTGTGAAATGCCCAGGCATTTCTGA
- the TAB2 gene encoding TGF-beta-activated kinase 1 and MAP3K7-binding protein 2 isoform X2, translated as MQSQKKKKKKKTKIVQRNAFKLNNNNNLDACCAVLSQESTKYLYGEGDLSFSDDSGIPGLRNHMTSLNLDLQSQNVYHHVRDGSRMNGSRTLAHSVSDGHLQTSQPSNELFQQEPQTAPAQVPQGFNVFGMANTVSASNPGQHLGFHLGSKGVSNLSQQTPRFNPIMVTLAPNIQPGRNTPTSLHIHGVPPPVLNSPQGNSIYIRPYITAPSGTTRQTQQQPGWASQFNPMHPQQVYQPSQPSPWTTLPTSSSTQHTSSQHSTQPNQQGHQTSHVYMPISSPTTPQAPMIHSSGSSQSSAHSQYNIQNISTGPRKNQIEIKLEPPQRNSSSKLRSTGPRTSTTPSSLNSQTLSRSQPTVYISASPPNTDEVITRGQPKVYISANATAGDDQVVRNQPTLFISTNPGVSTTSRNMSGQVSMGPAFIHHHPPKSRAVGNSTTATSPRVVVTQPNTKYTFKITVSPNKPPAVSPGVVSPTFEPTNLLNLPDHYVEPEGIQHLTDPVLAHVDRISDARKLSMGSDDAAYTQALLVHQKARMERLQRELEIQKKKLDKLKSEVNEMENNLTRRRLKRSNSVSQIPSLEEMQQLRSCNRQLQIDIDCLTKEIDLFQARGPHFNPSAIHNFYDNIGFLGPVPPKPKDQRSIVKTPKTVPDTDEDEGAQWSCTACTFLNHPALNRCEQCEMPRHF; from the exons ATgcagtctcaaaaaaaaaaaaaaaaaaagaaaacaaaaattgtcCAAAGAAATGCATTCAAGTTGAAT AATAACAATAATTTGGATGCCTGTTGTGCAGTTCTGTCTCAGGAGAGCACAAAGTATCTCTACGGTGAAGGAGACCTAAGTTTTTCGGATGATTCTGGGATTCCTGGACTACGAAATCACATGACTTCTCTTAATTTGGATTTGCAGTCACAGAATGTGTATCACCATGTAAGAGACGGAAGTAGAATGAATGGAAGTAGGACTCTAGCTCACAGTGTTAGCGATGGACACCTTCAAACCAGTCAGCCCAGCAATGAACTGTTTCAGCAGGAACCACAGACAGCACCTGCGCAGGTTCCACAAGGATTTAATGTCTTTGGAATGGCTAATACAGTTAGTGCTTCTAATCCAGGGCAACACCTTGGATTTCACCTAGGCAGCAAAGGAGTATCTAACTTGTCTCAACAAACACCCAGATTCAACCCCATTATGGTAACTTTAGCCCCAAACATTCAGCCTGGCCGCAATACCCCTACGTCTTTGCACATACATGGTGTACCTCCTCCTGTCCTTAACAGTCCACAGGGAAATTCTATCTATATTAGGCCTTATATCACAGCTCCTAGTGGTACAACTCGACAGacgcagcagcagccaggctgggcatCTCAGTTTAATCCtatgcaccctcagcaagtctaCCAGCCTTCGCAGCCGAGTCCTTGGACTACTCTTCCTACATCCAGTTCTACGCAACATACCTCATCGCAACACTCAACGCAGCCAAACCAGCAAGGCCACCAGACTTCTCATGTCTATATGCCTATCAGTTCTCCTACTACTCCACAAGCACCTATGATTCATTCGTCTGGTAGCTCACAATCCTCTGCTCATAGCCAATACAACATTCAGAATATATCCACAGGACCTCGCAAAAACCAAATTGAAATCAAACTTGAACCACCACAAAGAAACAGTTCCTCTAAGTTGCGCTCAACTGGCCCTCGCACCTCCACTACTCCCTCTTCCCTCAACAGCCAGACATTAAGTAGAAGTCAGCCCACTGTTTACATATCGGCCAGTCCTCCAAATACTGATGAAGTGATCACACGTGGTCAGCCTAAGGTCTACATTTCAGCAAATGCCACAGCAGGAGATGATCAAGTTGTACGGAACCAGCCCACGCTTTTTATATCGACAAATCCTGGAGTATCTACCACTTCTAGGAATATGTCTGGTCAAGTAAGCATGGGTCCTGCATTTATTCATCACCATCCACCCAAGAGTCGAGCAGTGGGCAACAGCACCACTGCAACCTCTCCTCGAGTGGTGGTTACGCAGCCTAAcacaaaatatacttttaaaattacagtttctCCAAATAAGCCCCCTGCAGTTTCCCCAGGGGTAGTCTCCCCAACCTTTGAACCTACAAACCTTCTAAACCTTCCCGATCACTATGTTGAACCAGAGGGTATCCAGCATCTTACTGACCCTGTTTTAGCACATGTGGATAGGATCAGTGATGCACGGAAATTGAGTATGGGATCTGATGATGCTGCCTACACACAAG CTTTACTGGTACACCAGAAGGCCAGGATGGAGCGACTTCAACGAGAACTTgagattcaaaagaaaaagttggaTAAACTAAAATCAGAGGTCAATGAAATGGAGAATAATCTGACACGAAGGCGGCTGAAAAGATCAAATTCTGTTTCCCAAATTCCATCA ctggaaGAAATGCAACAGTTAAGAAGTTGTAACAGACAGCTGCAGATAGACATAGATTGCCTAACCAAAGAGATTGATCTTTTTCAAGCAAGAG gacCACATTTTAATCCCAGTGCTATTCATAATTTTTATGATAATATTGGATTTCTTGGTCCGGTGCCACCAAAACCCAAAG ATCAGAGGTCCATTGTGAAAACACCAAAGACTGTTCCAGACACAGATGAAGATGAGGGAGCTCAGTGGAGTTGTACTGCCTGTACTTTTTTAAATCACCCGGCCTTAAATCGTTGTGAACAGTGTGAAATGCCCAGGCATTTCTGA
- the TAB2 gene encoding TGF-beta-activated kinase 1 and MAP3K7-binding protein 2 isoform X3 — MQTSALDASDGVAVLKLNNNNLDACCAVLSQESTKYLYGEGDLSFSDDSGIPGLRNHMTSLNLDLQSQNVYHHVRDGSRMNGSRTLAHSVSDGHLQTSQPSNELFQQEPQTAPAQVPQGFNVFGMANTVSASNPGQHLGFHLGSKGVSNLSQQTPRFNPIMVTLAPNIQPGRNTPTSLHIHGVPPPVLNSPQGNSIYIRPYITAPSGTTRQTQQQPGWASQFNPMHPQQVYQPSQPSPWTTLPTSSSTQHTSSQHSTQPNQQGHQTSHVYMPISSPTTPQAPMIHSSGSSQSSAHSQYNIQNISTGPRKNQIEIKLEPPQRNSSSKLRSTGPRTSTTPSSLNSQTLSRSQPTVYISASPPNTDEVITRGQPKVYISANATAGDDQVVRNQPTLFISTNPGVSTTSRNMSGQVSMGPAFIHHHPPKSRAVGNSTTATSPRVVVTQPNTKYTFKITVSPNKPPAVSPGVVSPTFEPTNLLNLPDHYVEPEGIQHLTDPVLAHVDRISDARKLSMGSDDAAYTQALLVHQKARMERLQRELEIQKKKLDKLKSEVNEMENNLTRRRLKRSNSVSQIPSLEEMQQLRSCNRQLQIDIDCLTKEIDLFQARGPHFNPSAIHNFYDNIGFLGPVPPKPKDQRSIVKTPKTVPDTDEDEGAQWSCTACTFLNHPALNRCEQCEMPRHF, encoded by the exons ATGCAGACCTCTGCCCTTGATGCCAGTGATGGAGTTGCTGTTCTCAAACTA AATAACAATAATTTGGATGCCTGTTGTGCAGTTCTGTCTCAGGAGAGCACAAAGTATCTCTACGGTGAAGGAGACCTAAGTTTTTCGGATGATTCTGGGATTCCTGGACTACGAAATCACATGACTTCTCTTAATTTGGATTTGCAGTCACAGAATGTGTATCACCATGTAAGAGACGGAAGTAGAATGAATGGAAGTAGGACTCTAGCTCACAGTGTTAGCGATGGACACCTTCAAACCAGTCAGCCCAGCAATGAACTGTTTCAGCAGGAACCACAGACAGCACCTGCGCAGGTTCCACAAGGATTTAATGTCTTTGGAATGGCTAATACAGTTAGTGCTTCTAATCCAGGGCAACACCTTGGATTTCACCTAGGCAGCAAAGGAGTATCTAACTTGTCTCAACAAACACCCAGATTCAACCCCATTATGGTAACTTTAGCCCCAAACATTCAGCCTGGCCGCAATACCCCTACGTCTTTGCACATACATGGTGTACCTCCTCCTGTCCTTAACAGTCCACAGGGAAATTCTATCTATATTAGGCCTTATATCACAGCTCCTAGTGGTACAACTCGACAGacgcagcagcagccaggctgggcatCTCAGTTTAATCCtatgcaccctcagcaagtctaCCAGCCTTCGCAGCCGAGTCCTTGGACTACTCTTCCTACATCCAGTTCTACGCAACATACCTCATCGCAACACTCAACGCAGCCAAACCAGCAAGGCCACCAGACTTCTCATGTCTATATGCCTATCAGTTCTCCTACTACTCCACAAGCACCTATGATTCATTCGTCTGGTAGCTCACAATCCTCTGCTCATAGCCAATACAACATTCAGAATATATCCACAGGACCTCGCAAAAACCAAATTGAAATCAAACTTGAACCACCACAAAGAAACAGTTCCTCTAAGTTGCGCTCAACTGGCCCTCGCACCTCCACTACTCCCTCTTCCCTCAACAGCCAGACATTAAGTAGAAGTCAGCCCACTGTTTACATATCGGCCAGTCCTCCAAATACTGATGAAGTGATCACACGTGGTCAGCCTAAGGTCTACATTTCAGCAAATGCCACAGCAGGAGATGATCAAGTTGTACGGAACCAGCCCACGCTTTTTATATCGACAAATCCTGGAGTATCTACCACTTCTAGGAATATGTCTGGTCAAGTAAGCATGGGTCCTGCATTTATTCATCACCATCCACCCAAGAGTCGAGCAGTGGGCAACAGCACCACTGCAACCTCTCCTCGAGTGGTGGTTACGCAGCCTAAcacaaaatatacttttaaaattacagtttctCCAAATAAGCCCCCTGCAGTTTCCCCAGGGGTAGTCTCCCCAACCTTTGAACCTACAAACCTTCTAAACCTTCCCGATCACTATGTTGAACCAGAGGGTATCCAGCATCTTACTGACCCTGTTTTAGCACATGTGGATAGGATCAGTGATGCACGGAAATTGAGTATGGGATCTGATGATGCTGCCTACACACAAG CTTTACTGGTACACCAGAAGGCCAGGATGGAGCGACTTCAACGAGAACTTgagattcaaaagaaaaagttggaTAAACTAAAATCAGAGGTCAATGAAATGGAGAATAATCTGACACGAAGGCGGCTGAAAAGATCAAATTCTGTTTCCCAAATTCCATCA ctggaaGAAATGCAACAGTTAAGAAGTTGTAACAGACAGCTGCAGATAGACATAGATTGCCTAACCAAAGAGATTGATCTTTTTCAAGCAAGAG gacCACATTTTAATCCCAGTGCTATTCATAATTTTTATGATAATATTGGATTTCTTGGTCCGGTGCCACCAAAACCCAAAG ATCAGAGGTCCATTGTGAAAACACCAAAGACTGTTCCAGACACAGATGAAGATGAGGGAGCTCAGTGGAGTTGTACTGCCTGTACTTTTTTAAATCACCCGGCCTTAAATCGTTGTGAACAGTGTGAAATGCCCAGGCATTTCTGA